A window of the Streptomyces formicae genome harbors these coding sequences:
- a CDS encoding response regulator produces the protein MTRVLVVEDDPQLVRALTINLKARKYAVESATDGATALRLAAAAPPDVVLLDLGLPDTDGLDVIRGLRRWSRVPIVVVSARRTSDEKIEALDAGADDYVTKPFSMDELLARLRAAVRRNESTGSAADETRVVMTEQFTVDLVAKKVKRAGGDDVRLTPTEWHLLELLIRNPGRLVSQRQLLEEVWGHSAGNRTNYLRVYMAQLRRKLEADPSHPRHLITEPGMGYRFEE, from the coding sequence ATGACCCGGGTGCTCGTCGTGGAGGACGACCCCCAGCTGGTCCGGGCCCTCACGATCAACCTCAAGGCCCGCAAGTACGCGGTGGAGTCCGCGACCGACGGCGCCACCGCCCTCCGGCTCGCCGCCGCCGCACCGCCCGACGTGGTCCTGCTCGACCTCGGACTGCCCGACACGGACGGCCTGGACGTCATCAGGGGACTGCGCCGCTGGAGCCGCGTCCCGATCGTGGTCGTCTCCGCCCGCCGTACCTCCGACGAGAAGATCGAGGCGCTCGACGCCGGCGCCGACGACTACGTCACCAAGCCGTTCAGCATGGACGAACTGCTGGCCAGGCTGCGGGCCGCCGTACGCCGCAACGAGTCCACCGGGTCCGCCGCCGACGAGACCCGGGTCGTCATGACGGAGCAGTTCACCGTCGACCTCGTGGCGAAGAAGGTGAAGCGAGCGGGCGGCGACGACGTACGGCTCACACCGACCGAATGGCACCTGCTGGAGCTGCTGATCCGCAACCCCGGACGCCTCGTCAGCCAGCGGCAGCTGCTGGAGGAGGTGTGGGGCCACTCCGCCGGCAACAGGACCAACTACCTGCGCGTCTATATGGCCCAGCTGCGGCGCAAACTGGAGGCCGACCCCTCCCACCCCCGCCACCTCATCACCGAACCCGGCATGGGCTACCGCTTCGAGGAGTGA
- a CDS encoding endo-1,4-beta-xylanase — MMSRPLPGSLARALAAGAAAVLVLGAAPAVSAHDHHDRPGHADRHASLRSLAARQDVRIGTAVDTTALSGDRTYRALTAREFNSVTAENVMKWEVIEPERGTYDWSEADALVAFAKRHGQAVRGHTLVWHNQLPAWLTSGVADGSIGPAELRRILRDHITTQVRHFRGDVYQWDVVNEVFNDDGTLRDSLWLQQLGPSYIADAFRWAHAADPRARLFLNDYNVEGVNAKSTAYHELAGKLRAQGVPVHGFGIQGHLDIQYGFPGDVRANLERFAALGMQTAFTEVDVRMDLPADDTKLTRQADDYRRLLDACLNVRSCTSFTVWGFTDKYSWVPGWFEGQGTANLLNEDFAPKPAYDAVRRELAAGR; from the coding sequence ATGATGTCCAGACCGCTCCCCGGGTCCCTCGCCCGTGCCCTGGCCGCGGGCGCCGCCGCCGTGCTCGTGCTCGGCGCCGCCCCGGCCGTCTCCGCGCACGACCACCACGACCGGCCCGGCCACGCCGACCGCCACGCCTCGCTGCGTTCCCTCGCCGCCCGCCAGGACGTGCGGATCGGCACGGCCGTCGACACCACCGCGCTGTCCGGCGACCGTACGTACCGTGCCCTCACCGCCCGCGAGTTCAACTCCGTCACCGCCGAGAACGTCATGAAGTGGGAGGTGATCGAGCCCGAGCGCGGCACGTACGACTGGTCGGAGGCCGACGCCCTGGTGGCCTTCGCCAAGCGCCACGGCCAGGCCGTGCGCGGCCACACCCTCGTCTGGCACAACCAGCTGCCCGCCTGGCTCACCTCGGGCGTCGCGGACGGCTCGATCGGCCCCGCCGAGCTGCGCCGCATTCTGCGCGACCACATCACCACGCAGGTGAGGCACTTCAGGGGCGACGTCTACCAGTGGGACGTCGTCAACGAGGTCTTCAACGACGACGGCACCCTGCGCGACTCGCTCTGGCTCCAGCAGCTCGGCCCGTCCTACATCGCCGACGCCTTCCGCTGGGCCCACGCCGCCGATCCCAGGGCCAGGCTGTTCCTCAACGACTACAACGTGGAGGGTGTCAACGCGAAGTCCACGGCCTACCACGAGCTGGCCGGGAAGCTGCGCGCCCAGGGCGTACCGGTCCACGGGTTCGGCATCCAGGGCCACCTGGACATCCAGTACGGCTTCCCGGGCGACGTCCGGGCCAACCTCGAACGCTTCGCCGCGCTCGGCATGCAGACCGCGTTCACCGAGGTCGACGTGCGCATGGACCTGCCGGCGGACGACACGAAGCTGACGCGGCAGGCCGACGACTACCGGCGGCTGCTCGACGCGTGCCTCAACGTCCGCAGCTGCACGTCGTTCACGGTCTGGGGCTTCACCGACAAGTACTCGTGGGTGCCCGGCTGGTTCGAAGGCCAGGGCACGGCGAACCTGCTGAACGAGGACTTCGCGCCGAAGCCCGCGTACGACGCCGTGCGCAGGGAGCTGGCCGCGGGGCGCTGA
- a CDS encoding glycosyl hydrolase 115 family protein, giving the protein MSENRPSDPRRRAVLGAGAGVGAGALALTTFGGIPGTAGRAEAAVPPRPQTGGGAPRVTDSGAYISFSPGKGAFALARGGRAAAVVVDAGDHPGVVRVAADLCDDIERVTGVRPALRKARDGVVPEAGRELVLIGTLGRSPLIDRLVANGTLGTEDVAGRWETSLQTVVERPLPGVDRAFVIAGSDPRGAVFGAYDVSYGIGVSPWYWWDDVKPVHRDALYVLPGRHTQGTPAVKYRGIFINDENPALGTWAPGHFGPGKAEGYPGGFNADFWAKVFEVMLRLKANYLWPAVWGRAFAEDDPENHARAKEYGIVMGTSHEAPMMRGIEEWNRHAVAAVRDGAGNIVTPGRDPYGGTGEWSFRRNAEAIKAYWRDGIRRMVEQDFEGVVTLGMRGNGDVSLPDGDGIELMQEIIAAQRQILAEETGKDLTGIPQVWTLYKEVQRYWARGLRAPEDVTVVLCDDNWGNIRKHPDPAEPARSGGYGLYYHFDYVGVGRNYKWVDTTSLPNLWDQLRQAAAYGNRTLWVTNVGDLKGNEVPTQFFLDYAWNPDRWDLESIPAWERRYAEQNFGETQAAAIASVLADYARLQSLRKPELLNRRITLAPAKDPATDSSAIVYDDKATPFSLDHHRELERVTEQWQELAERAERIGRRLPHSAQDAWFELVGYEVAATANVYALREAEFTNLRYAEQGRAAANERAARAEACLDRDLALADHFNSRVAGGKWQGFQTQPHIGYGDVERYGPNAPWQQPELNNVAIPDEIFPAVRRIEIPGPAALGVAVSGSSAWWPHAATAAKLPPLSRYGTAPDPYVEVFNRGSAPFEYRIESSAPWLRVDRPAGRVVKQTRVTVSVDWRRAPRGTTEATLVVHGPDGVSVPVTAVAENPDVRGLRGFVEAGGYVAVDAAHTDRTVGARGIDWQLVDGVGRNAAGLTPVPVTAPSQTPGGSSPRLEYTVSLLTGGPVTLWAYLSPRNPVLPHSGLRYAVSFDDDAPQTVDVIAVSGSDDGVMNTQWARNTSDNVSRTATRHTLSPGVHRLAFWMVDPTVVLQRLLIDTGGLPDTYLGPQESLRLR; this is encoded by the coding sequence ATGAGCGAGAACCGCCCGTCCGATCCACGCCGCAGAGCGGTGCTCGGTGCAGGCGCCGGTGTAGGAGCAGGTGCGCTCGCGCTGACAACTTTCGGCGGCATACCGGGAACTGCGGGGCGCGCCGAGGCGGCCGTTCCGCCCCGGCCGCAGACGGGGGGCGGGGCGCCCCGGGTCACGGACTCGGGTGCGTACATCTCGTTCAGTCCCGGAAAGGGGGCGTTCGCGCTGGCGCGGGGCGGGCGTGCCGCGGCCGTCGTGGTGGATGCCGGCGACCACCCCGGCGTCGTGCGGGTCGCCGCGGATCTGTGTGACGACATCGAGCGTGTCACCGGGGTCCGGCCCGCCCTGAGGAAGGCCAGGGACGGCGTCGTACCCGAAGCCGGGCGGGAGTTGGTGCTCATCGGGACGCTGGGGCGCAGCCCGCTGATCGACCGGCTGGTCGCGAACGGCACGCTGGGGACGGAAGACGTCGCGGGGCGCTGGGAGACCTCGCTCCAGACCGTGGTCGAGCGGCCGCTGCCCGGCGTGGACCGCGCCTTCGTCATCGCCGGCAGCGATCCGCGCGGGGCCGTCTTCGGGGCGTACGACGTGAGTTACGGCATCGGCGTCTCACCCTGGTACTGGTGGGACGACGTGAAGCCGGTCCACCGCGACGCGCTGTACGTCCTGCCCGGCCGGCACACCCAGGGCACCCCGGCCGTGAAGTACCGCGGGATCTTCATCAACGACGAGAACCCGGCGCTCGGCACATGGGCGCCCGGCCACTTCGGGCCGGGCAAGGCCGAGGGGTACCCGGGCGGCTTCAACGCGGACTTCTGGGCCAAGGTCTTCGAGGTCATGCTCCGTCTGAAGGCCAACTACCTGTGGCCCGCGGTGTGGGGGCGTGCCTTCGCCGAGGACGACCCGGAGAACCACGCCCGCGCCAAGGAGTACGGGATTGTCATGGGCACCTCGCACGAGGCACCCATGATGCGCGGCATCGAGGAGTGGAACCGGCACGCGGTCGCCGCCGTGCGCGACGGCGCCGGGAACATCGTCACCCCCGGCCGCGACCCCTACGGCGGCACCGGCGAGTGGTCCTTCCGCCGCAACGCCGAGGCGATCAAGGCGTACTGGCGCGACGGCATCCGCCGCATGGTCGAGCAGGACTTCGAGGGCGTCGTCACCCTCGGCATGCGCGGCAACGGGGACGTCAGCCTCCCCGACGGCGACGGCATCGAGCTGATGCAGGAGATCATTGCCGCGCAGCGGCAGATCCTCGCCGAGGAGACGGGCAAGGACCTCACCGGCATCCCGCAGGTCTGGACGCTCTACAAGGAGGTCCAGCGCTACTGGGCGCGCGGCCTGCGCGCCCCCGAGGACGTCACGGTCGTGCTGTGCGACGACAACTGGGGCAACATCCGCAAGCACCCGGACCCGGCCGAGCCCGCCCGTTCCGGCGGCTACGGCCTCTACTACCACTTCGACTACGTCGGTGTGGGCCGCAACTACAAGTGGGTGGACACGACCTCGCTGCCGAACCTGTGGGACCAGCTGCGGCAGGCCGCGGCATACGGCAACCGCACCCTCTGGGTGACCAACGTCGGCGACCTCAAGGGCAACGAAGTGCCCACCCAGTTCTTCCTCGACTACGCCTGGAACCCGGACCGCTGGGACCTGGAGTCCATCCCCGCGTGGGAACGCCGTTACGCGGAGCAGAACTTCGGCGAGACGCAGGCCGCCGCGATCGCCTCCGTACTCGCCGACTACGCCCGGCTCCAGTCGCTGCGCAAGCCCGAACTCCTCAACCGGCGCATCACCCTGGCCCCCGCGAAGGACCCGGCGACCGACTCGTCCGCGATCGTCTACGACGACAAGGCGACCCCGTTCTCGCTCGACCACCACCGCGAGCTGGAGCGCGTCACCGAGCAGTGGCAGGAGCTGGCGGAGCGCGCCGAGCGCATCGGCCGCAGGCTGCCGCACTCCGCCCAGGACGCCTGGTTCGAACTCGTCGGCTACGAGGTCGCCGCCACCGCCAACGTCTACGCCCTGCGCGAGGCCGAGTTCACCAATCTGCGCTACGCCGAGCAGGGCCGGGCGGCGGCCAACGAGCGCGCGGCACGGGCCGAGGCCTGCCTCGACAGGGACCTCGCCCTGGCCGACCACTTCAACTCCCGCGTCGCGGGCGGCAAATGGCAGGGCTTCCAGACCCAGCCGCACATCGGCTACGGCGACGTGGAGCGCTACGGCCCCAACGCGCCCTGGCAGCAGCCCGAGCTGAACAACGTGGCCATCCCCGACGAGATCTTCCCGGCCGTGCGCCGGATCGAGATCCCCGGCCCGGCGGCGCTCGGGGTGGCCGTCTCGGGTTCGAGCGCCTGGTGGCCCCATGCCGCGACCGCCGCGAAGCTGCCGCCGCTGAGCCGCTACGGCACGGCCCCCGACCCGTACGTCGAGGTGTTCAACCGCGGCAGCGCGCCCTTCGAGTACCGCATCGAGTCCTCGGCGCCGTGGCTGCGGGTCGACCGCCCGGCCGGCCGGGTCGTCAAGCAGACGCGGGTGACGGTGAGCGTGGACTGGCGCAGGGCCCCGCGCGGCACCACGGAGGCGACCCTGGTCGTGCACGGTCCGGACGGGGTGAGCGTCCCTGTGACGGCGGTCGCCGAGAACCCCGATGTCCGGGGTCTGCGCGGCTTCGTCGAGGCAGGCGGCTACGTCGCCGTCGACGCCGCGCACACCGACCGGACCGTGGGCGCCCGGGGCATCGACTGGCAGCTCGTCGACGGCGTCGGCCGCAACGCCGCGGGGCTCACGCCCGTCCCCGTCACGGCTCCCTCGCAGACCCCCGGCGGCTCCTCACCGCGGCTGGAGTACACGGTCAGCCTGCTCACCGGGGGCCCCGTCACCCTCTGGGCGTATCTGTCGCCGCGCAACCCGGTGCTGCCCCACAGCGGCCTGCGTTACGCCGTCTCCTTCGACGACGACGCCCCGCAGACCGTGGACGTCATCGCGGTCAGCGGGTCCGACGACGGGGTGATGAACACCCAGTGGGCGCGCAACACCTCCGACAACGTCAGCCGCACCGCCACCCGGCACACCCTCTCCCCCGGCGTCCACCGGCTGGCGTTCTGGATGGTCGACCCGACCGTCGTCCTCCAGCGGCTGCTGATCGACACCGGCGGTCTGCCGGACACCTACCTCGGGCCGCAGGAGAGCCTCCGCCTGCGCTGA
- a CDS encoding phosphotransferase enzyme family protein: MQASEVPRAVAAAMSTASSLDLAVDDAIVLHDSNKLTLRLLPCDVLARVAPVAHQVAQFEVDLAQRLAESGCPVAALDPRVEPRVYERDGFVITLWTYYEPVTPREVSPADYAHALERLHAGMRTLDVPTPQFTDRVEQAQQLVANRDRTPALADADRELLGGTLRSLRRAIGERGGAEQLLHGEPHPGNVLTTNNGLLFIDLETCCRGPVEFDLAHAPEEVSEHYPGVDQDLLRECRILMLAMITTWRWDRGDQLPNGRRLGTEWLSQIRAALDRNGLDTSG, translated from the coding sequence ATGCAGGCATCAGAGGTCCCGCGTGCGGTGGCCGCGGCCATGTCGACCGCCTCATCACTTGACCTGGCAGTCGACGACGCGATCGTTCTTCATGACTCGAACAAGCTCACTCTGCGTCTGCTGCCTTGTGACGTCCTGGCCCGGGTGGCACCTGTAGCGCATCAGGTCGCACAGTTCGAAGTCGATCTTGCTCAGCGGCTCGCCGAATCCGGGTGCCCTGTGGCAGCTCTCGACCCTCGAGTGGAGCCACGCGTCTATGAGCGTGATGGCTTCGTGATCACGCTATGGACCTACTACGAACCCGTGACACCTCGTGAGGTCTCACCAGCCGACTACGCCCATGCGCTCGAGCGGCTGCATGCCGGCATGCGCACGCTCGATGTCCCGACGCCGCAATTCACGGATCGAGTCGAGCAGGCTCAACAGCTCGTGGCGAACCGCGACCGCACTCCGGCGCTGGCCGACGCGGACCGGGAGCTGCTCGGCGGCACGTTACGAAGCCTGAGACGAGCGATCGGCGAGCGCGGAGGTGCCGAGCAACTGCTGCACGGCGAGCCGCACCCGGGCAACGTGCTCACCACGAACAACGGTCTGCTGTTCATCGACCTTGAGACGTGTTGTCGTGGGCCCGTCGAATTCGACCTCGCCCATGCGCCTGAAGAAGTCAGCGAGCACTATCCGGGCGTCGATCAGGACTTGCTGCGCGAGTGCCGGATCCTCATGCTGGCGATGATCACAACGTGGCGCTGGGATCGAGGCGACCAACTCCCGAACGGGCGTCGGCTGGGCACAGAGTGGCTCAGCCAGATCCGAGCAGCACTCGATCGCAACGGCCTGGACACCTCCGGCTGA
- a CDS encoding DUF6415 family natural product biosynthesis protein produces MKVTTSRVDVGAMREAARSVLTADAVRPQLDDDTVLRGYVQQLVPEVRALIARLPANDGPARVAQIGVDEAWRRLHTPRGFGPDAAHRQAQRLARSVLSLCDHYENLVPAADGGAS; encoded by the coding sequence ATGAAGGTCACGACGAGTCGAGTAGATGTCGGGGCAATGCGCGAGGCCGCGCGAAGCGTCCTCACAGCGGACGCGGTGCGGCCGCAGCTGGACGACGACACCGTGCTGCGTGGTTACGTGCAGCAGTTGGTGCCGGAAGTCCGCGCCCTGATCGCCCGCCTGCCCGCGAACGATGGCCCGGCCCGGGTCGCGCAGATCGGTGTCGACGAGGCGTGGCGCCGCCTGCACACGCCTCGCGGCTTCGGCCCGGACGCCGCACACCGGCAGGCCCAGAGGCTGGCGCGGTCGGTGCTCTCCCTGTGCGACCACTACGAGAACCTCGTACCGGCGGCCGACGGAGGCGCGTCGTGA
- a CDS encoding helix-turn-helix domain-containing protein, with protein MSSHATPDPYADPIAFGQRLKILRTRRGMTRDQFGGLMGKSASWVRAIEEGRLKVPRLEVVLRMAETLRVRDLADLTGDQSVHVDLFTGPGHPRLAAVQAAVNVYPLTEQRQAPPAEHLRARLARAWAARHSAPNHRDVVGVLLPDLIRDAQLAVRQADSGAERRAAQSALAEVYSLSQFFVAYQPDAALLWRVAERGMVAAQDSEDPHAIGVTAWLVTQAHRDSGPGHFDAADAVNLETLAYLEPLLSDAPDDILAIAGALTFEAGYTAARRGETGMAWRYWDQARAMADRLPADYYHPITSFSRAIMGAHGVTIAVELHAGGESVRQAARADAVTIPSRPRRARHRIEEARGYQLDGQPDVALATLAQAHEAAPETIKYNGYAKRIVLEETQAKSPARRRRASDLAVKLGLLAA; from the coding sequence GTGTCGTCTCACGCTACGCCGGACCCGTACGCCGACCCGATCGCGTTCGGGCAGAGGCTGAAGATCCTTCGCACCCGACGCGGCATGACCCGCGACCAGTTCGGCGGCCTCATGGGCAAGTCCGCCTCATGGGTCCGCGCGATCGAGGAAGGGCGACTGAAGGTCCCCCGCCTCGAAGTCGTGTTGCGCATGGCCGAGACTCTGCGCGTCCGGGACCTTGCCGATCTCACAGGGGACCAGTCCGTGCACGTCGACCTCTTCACCGGTCCCGGGCATCCGCGGCTCGCTGCCGTACAGGCCGCGGTGAACGTGTACCCGCTGACTGAGCAGCGTCAGGCCCCACCGGCTGAGCATCTGCGCGCGCGGCTCGCCCGCGCGTGGGCGGCCCGGCACTCGGCGCCGAACCATCGGGACGTGGTGGGGGTGTTGCTGCCCGATCTGATCCGGGACGCGCAGCTGGCGGTCCGGCAGGCCGACAGCGGCGCCGAACGCCGCGCCGCGCAGTCGGCGCTCGCCGAGGTGTACTCCCTGTCGCAGTTCTTCGTCGCGTACCAGCCTGACGCCGCGCTGCTGTGGCGGGTCGCCGAGCGCGGCATGGTCGCCGCGCAGGACTCGGAGGACCCGCACGCCATCGGCGTAACGGCGTGGCTCGTCACGCAGGCGCACCGCGACAGCGGCCCCGGGCACTTCGACGCCGCCGACGCGGTGAACCTGGAGACCCTGGCGTACCTGGAACCGCTGCTCTCCGATGCGCCGGACGATATCCTGGCGATCGCCGGGGCCTTGACGTTCGAGGCCGGGTACACCGCGGCCCGGCGCGGCGAGACGGGCATGGCGTGGCGCTACTGGGATCAGGCGCGCGCTATGGCCGACCGGCTGCCCGCGGACTACTACCACCCGATCACGTCGTTCTCGCGCGCCATCATGGGCGCCCACGGCGTCACCATCGCCGTCGAGCTGCACGCCGGCGGCGAGTCGGTGCGGCAGGCGGCGCGCGCGGACGCGGTGACGATCCCGAGCCGACCGCGGCGCGCGCGGCACCGGATCGAGGAGGCCCGCGGCTATCAGCTCGACGGGCAGCCGGACGTGGCGCTGGCTACGCTCGCGCAGGCTCACGAGGCCGCGCCGGAGACGATCAAGTACAACGGGTACGCGAAGCGGATCGTGCTGGAGGAGACGCAGGCGAAGAGCCCCGCCCGGCGCCGCCGGGCCTCTGATCTGGCGGTGAAGCTGGGGCTGTTGGCCGCGTAG
- the xylB gene encoding xylulokinase, with the protein MPTSPVVIGVDSSTQSTKAAVTDAATGRLLAVGRAAHTVTGDGGARESDPEEWWQALREAVAAGLKEAGTDPSAVIGIAVAGQQHGLVTLDSAGRPLRPALLWNDTRSAPQAAALTEAFGGPDAWLARTGSVPVASMTATKWQWLREHEPAVADAAAAVRLPHDFLTERLSGVAATDPGDASGTCWYSTATGAYDPGLLDLVGLDPALLPAVAASGAERVGSLTRAAAGALGLPEGIAVAAGTGDNAAAAVGLGLGGAGLLDHPVVSLGTSGTVFAATRTRPASAALAGFAAADGTYLPLACTLNCTLAVDKIAALLGLDREDAEPGGDAVLLPYLDGERTPDLPGASGLLTGVRHATTARQLLGAAYEGAVFTVLRALDELLVAAGLDPADPGVRSRPLRLIGGGAQGHTWVETVRRLSGRPILIPESQELVALGAAALATGAATGDDPVTVATRWGTGRGRELPAVARDDAAWGRIESVLGDAGGLLTGGDR; encoded by the coding sequence GTGCCGACATCGCCCGTCGTCATCGGTGTGGACAGCTCCACCCAGTCCACCAAGGCCGCCGTCACCGACGCCGCCACCGGCCGGCTCCTGGCCGTGGGCCGCGCGGCCCACACCGTCACCGGCGACGGCGGCGCGCGGGAGTCCGACCCCGAGGAGTGGTGGCAGGCGCTGCGCGAGGCGGTCGCCGCCGGTCTCAAGGAGGCCGGTACGGACCCGTCGGCCGTCATCGGCATCGCGGTCGCCGGCCAGCAGCACGGACTGGTCACCCTCGACTCCGCGGGCCGCCCGCTGCGCCCCGCCCTGCTGTGGAACGACACCCGCTCGGCGCCCCAGGCCGCCGCGCTCACGGAGGCTTTCGGCGGCCCTGACGCCTGGCTGGCCAGGACCGGCAGCGTGCCCGTCGCGTCCATGACGGCCACCAAGTGGCAGTGGCTGCGGGAGCACGAGCCGGCCGTCGCCGACGCGGCCGCCGCCGTACGCCTGCCGCACGACTTCCTCACCGAGCGGCTGTCCGGCGTCGCGGCGACCGACCCGGGCGACGCGTCGGGCACCTGCTGGTACTCCACCGCCACGGGTGCGTACGACCCCGGGCTGCTCGACCTCGTCGGCCTCGACCCGGCGCTGCTGCCCGCCGTGGCCGCGAGCGGCGCCGAGCGTGTGGGCTCCCTGACCCGAGCGGCCGCCGGCGCGCTCGGCCTGCCCGAGGGCATCGCGGTGGCGGCCGGCACGGGCGACAACGCGGCCGCCGCGGTCGGCCTCGGCCTCGGCGGCGCCGGGCTGCTCGACCACCCCGTGGTCAGCCTCGGCACCTCCGGCACCGTCTTCGCCGCGACCCGCACCCGGCCCGCGTCGGCGGCGCTCGCCGGCTTCGCCGCCGCCGACGGCACTTACCTGCCGCTCGCCTGCACGCTCAACTGCACGCTCGCCGTCGACAAGATCGCGGCCCTGCTCGGCCTCGACCGCGAGGACGCGGAGCCGGGCGGCGACGCGGTCCTGCTCCCGTACCTCGACGGTGAGCGCACCCCGGACCTTCCGGGCGCCTCCGGCCTGCTCACCGGCGTGCGCCACGCGACCACGGCACGCCAGCTCCTCGGCGCCGCCTACGAGGGCGCCGTCTTCACCGTGCTGCGCGCCCTGGACGAACTCCTCGTCGCCGCGGGCCTCGACCCGGCCGACCCCGGCGTCCGCTCCCGCCCGCTGCGCCTCATCGGCGGCGGCGCCCAGGGGCACACCTGGGTCGAGACCGTACGCCGCCTCTCGGGCCGCCCGATCCTGATCCCCGAGTCCCAGGAACTCGTCGCCCTCGGCGCGGCGGCCCTCGCCACGGGCGCGGCAACCGGCGACGACCCGGTGACCGTCGCGACCCGCTGGGGCACGGGCCGTGGCCGCGAACTGCCCGCCGTGGCACGGGACGACGCGGCGTGGGGACGGATCGAGTCGGTCCTGGGCGATGCGGGCGGGCTGCTGACGGGGGGCGACCGCTGA
- the xylA gene encoding xylose isomerase yields MSDRFTPTPQDKFTFGLWTVGWQGRDPFGEATRPALDPVESVERLAELGAHGVTFHDDDLIPFGSSDAQREAVVKRFKDALERTGLKVPMATTNLFTHPVFKDGAFTANDRDVRRYALRKTIRNIDLAVELGATTYVAWGGREGAESGAAKDVRVALDRMKEAFDLLGEYVTEQGYDLRFAIEPKPNEPRGDILLPTIGHALAFIERLERPELVGVNPETGHEQMAGLNFPHGIAQALWAGKLYHIDLNGQSGIKYDQDFRFGAGDLRQAFWLVDLLETAGYEGPRHFDFKPVRTDGFDGVWESAKNCMRNYLILKERAAAFRADSEAQEALVASRLDELAQPTAADGLKALLADASAYEEFDVDAAAERSMAFERLDQLAMEHLLGVR; encoded by the coding sequence ATGTCCGATCGCTTCACTCCCACCCCGCAGGACAAGTTCACCTTCGGTCTGTGGACCGTCGGCTGGCAGGGCCGCGACCCCTTCGGCGAGGCCACCCGCCCGGCCCTCGACCCGGTCGAGTCCGTCGAGCGCCTGGCCGAGCTCGGTGCGCACGGTGTGACCTTCCACGACGACGACCTGATCCCGTTCGGCTCGTCGGACGCCCAGCGCGAGGCGGTCGTCAAGCGCTTCAAGGACGCGCTGGAGCGCACCGGCCTCAAGGTGCCGATGGCGACCACCAACCTCTTCACGCACCCCGTCTTCAAGGACGGCGCCTTCACCGCGAACGACCGCGACGTGCGCCGCTACGCCCTGCGCAAGACCATCCGCAACATCGACCTCGCCGTCGAGCTGGGCGCCACGACCTACGTCGCCTGGGGCGGCCGCGAGGGCGCCGAGTCCGGCGCCGCCAAGGACGTCCGGGTCGCGCTCGACCGGATGAAGGAAGCCTTCGACCTCCTCGGCGAGTACGTCACCGAGCAGGGCTACGACCTGCGCTTCGCCATCGAGCCCAAGCCCAACGAGCCCCGCGGCGACATCCTGCTGCCGACCATCGGCCACGCCCTCGCCTTCATCGAGCGCCTGGAGCGCCCCGAGCTGGTCGGCGTCAACCCGGAGACCGGCCACGAGCAGATGGCGGGCCTGAACTTCCCGCACGGCATCGCCCAGGCGCTGTGGGCGGGCAAGCTGTACCACATCGACCTCAACGGCCAGTCCGGCATCAAGTACGACCAGGACTTCCGCTTCGGCGCGGGCGATCTGCGCCAGGCGTTCTGGCTGGTCGACCTCCTGGAGACGGCCGGCTACGAGGGCCCCCGCCACTTCGACTTCAAGCCGGTGCGCACCGACGGCTTCGACGGTGTGTGGGAGTCCGCGAAGAACTGCATGCGCAACTACCTGATCCTCAAGGAGCGCGCCGCGGCCTTCCGTGCCGACTCCGAGGCCCAGGAGGCGCTGGTGGCGTCGCGGCTCGACGAGCTCGCGCAGCCGACCGCCGCCGACGGCCTCAAGGCGCTGCTCGCCGACGCCTCCGCGTACGAGGAGTTCGACGTGGACGCCGCCGCCGAGCGTTCCATGGCGTTCGAGCGCCTCGACCAGCTGGCGATGGAGCACCTGCTCGGCGTCCGCTGA